A genomic region of Mycolicibacterium poriferae contains the following coding sequences:
- a CDS encoding PaaX family transcriptional regulator C-terminal domain-containing protein, with the protein MSRMTARSVVLSVLLGAHPASATASELLRLTADFDLKEPTVRVALTRMVGAGDLVRSADGYRLSDRLLARQRRQDDAIDPHTRPWDGSWRTVVITGVGGDARTRAALRTALQDRRFGELREGVWMRPANLDIDTDPEVSDRVRTLTARDDAPAQLAALLWDLPAWARSGHALLDELASAPDIPGRFVAAAGIVRHLLTDPVLPDELLPADWPGAALRRAYHDFAAELVARRDDVDLMEAK; encoded by the coding sequence CTGTCGCGGATGACCGCTCGCTCGGTGGTGCTCAGCGTGCTGCTGGGTGCCCACCCCGCTTCGGCCACGGCAAGCGAGTTACTGAGGCTGACAGCAGATTTCGACCTCAAAGAGCCGACCGTGCGGGTCGCGCTGACCCGCATGGTGGGGGCGGGGGACCTGGTGCGGTCCGCGGACGGCTACCGGTTGTCCGACCGCCTGCTGGCCCGGCAGCGACGCCAGGACGACGCCATCGACCCGCACACCCGCCCCTGGGACGGTTCGTGGCGGACGGTGGTGATCACCGGCGTCGGCGGTGACGCGCGTACCCGTGCTGCGCTGCGAACGGCCCTGCAGGACCGGCGGTTCGGCGAACTGCGCGAAGGGGTGTGGATGCGTCCGGCCAACCTGGACATCGATACCGACCCGGAGGTGAGCGACCGGGTCCGGACGCTGACGGCCCGCGACGACGCTCCGGCTCAGCTGGCGGCACTGCTGTGGGATCTGCCCGCGTGGGCGCGCTCCGGGCACGCCCTGCTCGACGAGTTGGCCTCGGCGCCCGACATTCCCGGACGCTTCGTCGCCGCGGCGGGCATCGTCCGGCACCTGCTCACCGATCCGGTGCTGCCCGACGAGCTGCTACCGGCGGACTGGCCCGGCGCCGCGCTGCGCCGCGCCTACCACGACTTCGCCGCCGAATTGGTCGCGCGGCGCGACGATGTCGACCTGATGGAGGCGAAATGA
- a CDS encoding crotonase/enoyl-CoA hydratase family protein, with the protein MTDTAGGVRVEKNGAVTTVILNRPHARNAVNGPAAAELHAAFDDFDSDDSAAVAVLWGDNGTFCAGADLKAFGTSESNPVHRSGPGPMGPSRMVLSKPVIAAISGYAVAGGLELALWADLRVVEEDATMGVFCRRWGVPLIDGGTVRLPRLIGHSRAMDLILTGRAVGAEEALSIGLANRVVPTGRARDKAEELAAELADLPQQCLRADRLSVLHQWGRPEAEAMDFEFGSMSRVAAESLEGASRFAAGAGRHGAKA; encoded by the coding sequence ATGACCGATACGGCAGGCGGAGTGCGTGTCGAGAAGAACGGCGCGGTCACCACGGTCATCCTGAACCGCCCGCACGCGCGCAACGCCGTCAACGGCCCGGCCGCCGCCGAGTTGCACGCGGCGTTCGACGACTTCGACTCCGACGACAGCGCCGCGGTCGCGGTGCTGTGGGGCGACAACGGCACCTTCTGCGCCGGAGCCGATCTCAAGGCGTTCGGTACCTCCGAGTCCAACCCCGTGCACCGCAGCGGTCCCGGTCCGATGGGGCCCAGCCGGATGGTGTTGTCCAAACCGGTGATCGCGGCGATCAGCGGCTACGCCGTCGCCGGAGGGCTGGAACTGGCGCTGTGGGCCGATCTGCGGGTGGTCGAGGAGGACGCGACCATGGGGGTGTTCTGCCGGCGTTGGGGGGTGCCGCTGATCGACGGCGGCACCGTACGGCTGCCCCGCCTGATCGGGCACAGCCGGGCGATGGACCTGATCCTGACCGGTCGTGCCGTGGGAGCCGAGGAAGCCCTGTCGATCGGGTTGGCCAACCGGGTGGTGCCCACGGGCCGAGCCCGGGACAAGGCCGAGGAACTGGCCGCCGAACTCGCCGACCTGCCTCAGCAGTGCCTGCGTGCGGATCGCCTGTCGGTGCTGCACCAATGGGGCCGGCCGGAGGCCGAGGCGATGGACTTCGAGTTCGGCAGCATGTCCCGGGTGGCGGCCGAGTCACTCGAGGGCGCGTCCCGGTTCGCGGCCGGCGCCGGCCGGCACGGCGCCAAGGCCTGA
- a CDS encoding DUF3060 domain-containing protein, with the protein MRRRIGAGIVTAAAAALALTGCGSGDQDGSPTVTAGTSGAQVEIGNTINYGSFGTTADLDCGEGKSLNIGGSNNTLTVSGACANVNIGGADNKVTFERVDNELTVVGLNNTVTYQQGEPTVNDTGTNNSISKG; encoded by the coding sequence ATGCGCCGCAGGATCGGCGCCGGGATCGTCACCGCTGCGGCCGCCGCGCTGGCCCTGACCGGGTGCGGCTCGGGCGACCAGGACGGGAGCCCGACGGTGACAGCGGGCACCTCGGGCGCCCAGGTGGAGATCGGCAACACGATCAACTACGGGTCGTTCGGCACCACCGCCGACCTCGACTGCGGCGAGGGCAAGTCCCTGAACATCGGCGGGTCCAACAACACGCTGACGGTCAGCGGCGCGTGCGCCAACGTCAACATCGGCGGAGCGGACAACAAAGTGACCTTCGAGCGGGTCGACAACGAGTTGACCGTGGTCGGATTGAACAACACGGTGACGTATCAGCAGGGTGAGCCGACGGTCAACGACACCGGAACCAACAACAGCATCTCCAAGGGCTGA
- a CDS encoding DUF3060 domain-containing protein — translation MVTASAVLLGGAPAAHAVNGDTHITGQGVVQTLDCNNGTLHVNGTANQINALGTCWAVTVQGSSNVIVADNVINDITVYGWDQTVLYKNGAPIVWDRGRELGMTNRINQVPA, via the coding sequence ATGGTGACGGCGTCGGCCGTCCTGCTGGGCGGGGCGCCGGCCGCGCACGCCGTCAACGGCGACACCCACATCACCGGACAGGGCGTCGTGCAGACCCTGGACTGCAACAACGGCACGCTGCACGTCAACGGCACCGCCAACCAGATCAACGCGCTCGGCACCTGCTGGGCCGTGACGGTGCAGGGCTCGTCGAACGTCATCGTCGCCGACAACGTCATCAACGACATCACCGTCTACGGATGGGACCAGACCGTGCTCTACAAGAACGGCGCACCCATCGTGTGGGACCGGGGCCGCGAGCTCGGCATGACCAACCGGATCAACCAGGTGCCGGCCTGA
- a CDS encoding DUF3558 domain-containing protein — MRRGVPQICLAAVTVTATVVACSQTVTGTAQRAESEAVDDTRSYGYVDDRCGLLDDSSVQETLGAAEVTRPYSGAVCQYILARRSGSGSSMTIDVTFSWFETGELERERRLAEARGAVITEFDVERHKAFAARRDTTGAACSVTAAAGTGVLSWWVQLRGQRTGDPCAEAQKLMAATLQSDL; from the coding sequence ATGCGCCGAGGTGTCCCACAGATTTGTCTCGCCGCGGTCACCGTGACAGCGACCGTGGTCGCGTGCTCGCAGACCGTGACCGGAACGGCCCAGCGCGCCGAGTCCGAGGCGGTCGATGACACTCGCAGCTACGGATACGTCGACGACCGGTGCGGACTGCTCGACGACAGCTCGGTGCAGGAGACGCTCGGCGCGGCCGAGGTGACCCGGCCGTACAGCGGTGCGGTGTGCCAGTACATCCTGGCGCGGCGGTCCGGGTCGGGTTCGTCCATGACGATCGATGTCACGTTCTCCTGGTTCGAGACCGGCGAACTCGAGCGGGAACGTCGGCTCGCCGAGGCGCGCGGTGCCGTCATCACCGAGTTCGACGTCGAACGCCACAAAGCCTTCGCCGCGCGCCGCGACACCACCGGCGCCGCGTGCTCGGTCACCGCGGCCGCCGGCACCGGCGTGCTCAGTTGGTGGGTGCAGCTGCGCGGGCAGAGAACCGGGGATCCGTGCGCGGAGGCGCAGAAGTTGATGGCCGCGACGCTGCAGTCGGACCTCTGA
- a CDS encoding DUF3558 domain-containing protein: MRGARVAGRLAATVGAAVVLAGCGGAAAPDQQATDAEPGPGFDSADCNGVTTADIERVVGSNLFKQAVIGDAGCFWQENTMIGSVGAGMGISTWWYRGSDMATERELEALAGREVTELAMEGNDGFMAFDDTACSIYVAKGDDVITWSIQTMNSATLPDLCGIVDELAQLSQDRVN, from the coding sequence ATGCGCGGCGCACGCGTCGCGGGCCGGCTCGCCGCCACGGTGGGGGCGGCGGTGGTGCTGGCCGGCTGCGGCGGCGCCGCGGCACCCGATCAGCAGGCGACCGACGCCGAGCCCGGACCCGGGTTCGACAGTGCGGACTGCAACGGCGTCACGACGGCCGACATCGAGCGGGTGGTCGGGTCGAACCTGTTCAAGCAGGCGGTGATCGGTGACGCCGGCTGTTTCTGGCAGGAGAACACCATGATCGGCAGCGTCGGGGCCGGGATGGGGATCTCGACCTGGTGGTACCGGGGTAGCGACATGGCGACCGAACGCGAGCTCGAGGCGCTGGCCGGCCGCGAAGTGACCGAGCTGGCGATGGAGGGCAACGACGGGTTCATGGCCTTCGACGACACGGCGTGCAGCATCTACGTGGCCAAGGGCGACGACGTCATCACCTGGTCGATCCAGACGATGAACTCGGCCACGCTGCCCGATCTGTGCGGGATCGTCGACGAGCTCGCCCAGCTCAGCCAGGACCGGGTGAACTGA
- a CDS encoding TetR/AcrR family transcriptional regulator gives MAARPPRSARLSRDSIVNAALTFLDREGWDALTINALANQLGTKGPSLYNHVHSLDDLRRTVRMRVVGDIIDMLTTVGRGRTPDDAVTVMASAYRSYAHHHPGRYSAFTRMPLGGDDPEFTEATHAAAAPVIAVLSAYGLDNEAAFYAALEFWSAMHGFVLLEMTGVMNGIDTDVVFTDMVMRLAAGMRSR, from the coding sequence ATGGCAGCTCGGCCGCCGCGATCGGCGAGGCTGAGCCGCGACTCCATCGTCAACGCGGCCCTGACGTTCCTCGACCGCGAAGGCTGGGACGCGCTGACGATCAACGCGCTGGCCAACCAGCTGGGCACCAAGGGCCCGTCGTTGTACAACCATGTGCACAGCCTCGACGACCTGCGCCGCACAGTGCGGATGCGCGTGGTCGGCGACATCATCGACATGCTCACCACGGTGGGTCGGGGCCGCACGCCCGACGATGCGGTCACGGTCATGGCCAGCGCCTACCGCAGCTACGCCCACCACCATCCGGGCCGGTACTCGGCGTTCACCCGGATGCCGCTGGGCGGTGACGACCCCGAGTTCACCGAGGCCACCCACGCCGCAGCCGCCCCCGTCATCGCGGTGCTGTCGGCCTACGGCCTCGACAACGAGGCGGCGTTCTACGCCGCGCTGGAGTTCTGGTCGGCGATGCACGGGTTCGTGCTCCTGGAGATGACGGGGGTGATGAACGGCATCGACACCGACGTCGTATTCACCGACATGGTGATGAGATTGGCCGCCGGTATGCGGTCGCGGTAG
- a CDS encoding FtsK/SpoIIIE domain-containing protein, giving the protein MATDGRSRRRIHLDGALAAAVRRDPPPVAPLSTSQQSGYRPPQPAPAASAADSATAATLESELRTRVAGLRAESERIAAGIARYSGEDSRRLDAEIVSQQRDVLERRDQARIAADEQRRRDDEAAAGTVADAVTAIAPGAASLPWSQPWPPAQLRPARYVRFGDTALGPALAPFLEDRGWAIYGDEPQAVDLIRQTVLRVTAQLPLRFLRVRVFDPRIEGPLGVLTDLRDAHPHSYPPAAHDTSALSAVLSEVGALASAAAEQISSRHLGGLGELWGDEGRPVHPYTVLAVFSYPLGIDEASQAALVRLAQSGSPRGVSLLVQVDESVTAPRDVRPRELLDLLTPFTAGGGRWKTPLLPAEVEIRADPPPSREQVKAVLARAANEVSSDTGPTIALGDLLAGYAADPWRDTVDDGIEAVIGLRGREPVRLALRSENPPHPNLLIGGAVGQGKSNLLLTIIYSLAARYSPDQLEMLLLDFKQGLEFKRFDKDTNGRNWLPHARVLSLESSKPFGLAVLEFVQQEMERRAQLFNAARCNGFREYRQQTGQPMTRMLLIIDEFQVLFDGNDDLTTSAVLLFEQLARQGRAFGVHILLSSQTLSGISGLQVKGDSIFAQFPLRVSLKNTAEESQAILSRGNTAAAELVYRGEVVVNRNYGMASANEVAVAGYADPRWISTLQEQLWDRYSHGAEPWVFLGRGYAQWPGLLPDADVPTARIGRPIAVTDRLIEIPFHNDIDQAVALVGTGDAEVAAVLGAAVVTATADWQPGARVVVLDGRPEPGGDGTDPLLGDALDRVRARGVDVQVVRGSAVPPHLTGELAGQLRTNTAPTLVLAVQLQRVAEMDDEVPADPDSDDLYGPRISGSSVLRDLTIQGSARGMHLIGWWPNLRALKAHLSFEHGVTRYVFLKVGLDDLREVVGPQAQPAEGSPRALLFDRGSDEGVQVVVPFDPQGAGVS; this is encoded by the coding sequence ATGGCGACCGACGGTCGTAGTCGGCGGCGTATTCATCTGGACGGAGCGCTCGCCGCCGCCGTTCGCCGCGATCCGCCACCGGTGGCGCCCCTGTCCACCTCGCAGCAGTCCGGGTATCGGCCACCGCAGCCGGCGCCCGCCGCTTCTGCCGCCGACAGCGCCACCGCCGCAACCCTCGAATCGGAACTGCGGACCAGGGTGGCTGGCCTGCGCGCCGAGTCCGAGCGGATAGCGGCCGGCATCGCGCGCTACAGCGGTGAGGACTCCCGTCGCCTCGACGCCGAGATCGTCTCGCAGCAACGCGACGTGCTGGAACGCCGGGATCAGGCCCGGATCGCGGCGGATGAACAGCGCCGCAGAGACGACGAGGCAGCTGCGGGCACCGTCGCCGACGCGGTCACGGCGATTGCGCCGGGCGCAGCCAGTCTGCCCTGGTCGCAACCCTGGCCACCTGCGCAACTACGTCCGGCCAGATATGTACGGTTCGGCGACACAGCGCTCGGCCCGGCGCTCGCGCCGTTCCTGGAAGACCGCGGCTGGGCGATCTACGGTGACGAGCCGCAGGCCGTCGACCTGATACGCCAGACGGTTCTGCGCGTCACCGCGCAGCTGCCGCTGCGGTTTCTCCGTGTGCGTGTGTTCGATCCGCGCATCGAGGGCCCGCTTGGAGTGCTGACCGATCTGCGCGACGCCCACCCGCACAGCTACCCGCCGGCAGCGCACGATACGTCTGCCCTGAGCGCAGTGCTTTCCGAGGTCGGGGCGCTGGCATCGGCCGCCGCTGAGCAGATCAGCTCCCGGCACCTCGGCGGGCTGGGGGAACTGTGGGGCGACGAGGGGCGGCCGGTGCATCCGTACACCGTGCTGGCGGTGTTCTCCTATCCGCTCGGAATCGACGAGGCATCCCAGGCCGCGCTGGTCCGGCTGGCGCAGTCCGGATCGCCGCGGGGGGTCTCCCTGCTGGTGCAGGTCGACGAATCCGTCACGGCGCCGCGTGATGTCCGACCTCGTGAGCTGCTCGATCTGCTGACTCCGTTCACCGCTGGAGGTGGACGCTGGAAGACGCCGTTGCTGCCTGCCGAGGTCGAGATCCGGGCGGATCCGCCGCCGTCGCGGGAACAGGTCAAGGCCGTCCTCGCGCGCGCCGCCAACGAAGTCAGCTCCGACACCGGCCCAACCATCGCGCTCGGCGATCTGCTCGCGGGCTACGCCGCAGACCCGTGGCGCGACACCGTCGACGACGGGATCGAGGCCGTCATCGGGTTGCGGGGGCGCGAACCGGTCCGGCTCGCGCTGCGTTCGGAGAACCCGCCGCACCCGAACCTGCTCATCGGCGGTGCTGTCGGCCAGGGCAAATCGAACCTACTGTTGACCATCATCTATTCACTGGCGGCCAGATACAGTCCCGACCAGCTTGAGATGCTGCTGCTGGACTTCAAACAGGGACTGGAGTTCAAGCGCTTCGACAAGGACACTAACGGCCGTAACTGGCTGCCGCACGCACGAGTCCTGAGTCTGGAGAGCAGCAAGCCCTTCGGACTGGCCGTGCTGGAGTTCGTACAGCAGGAGATGGAACGCCGCGCACAACTCTTCAACGCCGCACGCTGCAACGGTTTTCGCGAATATCGGCAACAGACCGGTCAGCCGATGACCAGGATGCTGTTGATCATCGACGAGTTCCAGGTGCTGTTCGACGGCAACGACGACCTGACCACCAGCGCGGTCCTGCTGTTCGAACAGCTGGCCCGACAGGGCCGGGCCTTCGGCGTCCACATCCTGCTGTCCTCGCAGACCCTGTCTGGAATCTCCGGACTGCAGGTCAAGGGCGACTCGATCTTCGCCCAGTTCCCGCTGCGTGTCTCATTGAAGAACACCGCCGAGGAGTCGCAGGCGATCCTGTCCCGGGGCAACACCGCGGCCGCCGAACTCGTGTATCGAGGCGAAGTGGTGGTCAACCGCAACTACGGAATGGCCTCCGCGAACGAGGTGGCCGTCGCCGGCTATGCCGACCCCCGGTGGATCAGTACCCTGCAGGAACAGTTGTGGGACAGGTACTCTCACGGCGCCGAGCCGTGGGTTTTCCTCGGTCGCGGCTACGCGCAGTGGCCCGGCCTGTTGCCCGACGCCGATGTGCCGACGGCCCGGATCGGTCGCCCGATCGCCGTCACCGACCGGCTAATCGAGATCCCGTTCCACAATGACATCGACCAGGCGGTCGCACTGGTCGGTACCGGGGACGCGGAAGTCGCCGCGGTGCTGGGGGCCGCGGTCGTCACCGCAACGGCCGATTGGCAGCCCGGTGCCCGCGTCGTCGTACTCGACGGACGTCCGGAGCCAGGGGGCGACGGCACGGATCCTCTGCTCGGTGACGCCCTCGACCGTGTTCGCGCTCGCGGAGTCGACGTTCAGGTGGTGCGGGGCAGCGCGGTGCCGCCTCATCTCACGGGCGAACTCGCCGGCCAGCTTCGCACCAACACCGCGCCCACTCTGGTTCTCGCAGTCCAGCTGCAGCGCGTCGCCGAGATGGACGATGAAGTGCCGGCCGACCCGGACTCCGATGATCTCTACGGACCCCGCATCTCGGGGTCTTCGGTGCTGCGCGATCTGACCATCCAGGGCAGCGCGCGGGGTATGCACCTCATCGGTTGGTGGCCGAATCTGCGAGCGCTCAAGGCGCACCTGTCATTCGAACACGGTGTGACGCGCTACGTGTTTCTCAAGGTCGGACTCGACGATCTGCGCGAAGTCGTCGGACCGCAGGCGCAGCCGGCGGAAGGTTCGCCACGTGCGCTGCTGTTCGATCGTGGGTCCGATGAGGGCGTGCAGGTGGTCGTACCGTTCGATCCGCAGGGTGCGGGGGTGTCATGA
- a CDS encoding AAA family ATPase, protein MPNQADTADELRRYLNARIPLIVLRTSEARRAQELIRQVAGQLKAMSFYCHTRTGGLAELLSQKAIVDDRSLLGAFDYAAATFRSRDYVNFVFVDVEDIGDDSSTSRHLAELADLAENRSGSIILITAGSVSTGLMRLGMAVELDLPDLDELFYVVSDLIDNYRGSMQIDWNHDDVRQASEVLVGLSESQALNAISTLLAKGKLIQDDIVELSTFKDRMFGAISGIERVPLRPEDSQVGGLTQLQSWLRERGEMIRMDLTHSRLRPPRGVLLVGVPGCGKSLSAKVVAAEWRFPLYRLDMSSVLGMYVGQSEGRLREALDMASRVAPCVLWIDEIEKALAGGVAGGDSSGTTRRMIGHFLYWLQESRAKVFVVATANDVSSLPPELLRKGRFDELFFVDLPDPEDRAEIIRLYYQSYLETDVSPYLLEELVTLSDGFAGADIAAVIHELASYKLRQRLGSAPISDEMVKDGFRNLMPFSRTNPEDVAAIRAWGLERAVPAGRPRQVDDGDAGRGVRRIMTPN, encoded by the coding sequence ATGCCGAATCAGGCCGACACCGCCGACGAGTTGAGACGCTATCTCAACGCCCGCATTCCGTTGATCGTGCTAAGGACCTCCGAGGCACGCCGGGCGCAGGAGCTCATCCGGCAGGTCGCCGGTCAGCTCAAGGCGATGTCGTTTTACTGCCACACCCGCACCGGCGGTCTGGCCGAATTGCTCAGTCAGAAGGCGATAGTCGACGACCGCTCGTTGCTCGGTGCATTCGACTACGCCGCCGCGACCTTCAGATCCCGCGACTACGTCAACTTCGTCTTCGTCGACGTGGAGGACATCGGGGACGACAGTTCGACGTCGCGGCATCTCGCCGAATTGGCCGATCTCGCCGAGAATCGTTCGGGATCTATCATTCTCATCACCGCCGGTTCGGTGTCTACCGGGTTGATGAGGTTGGGCATGGCGGTTGAGCTCGATCTGCCCGACCTGGACGAGTTGTTCTATGTGGTCAGCGATCTGATCGACAACTATCGCGGGTCGATGCAGATCGACTGGAACCACGACGATGTCCGACAGGCATCCGAGGTGCTTGTCGGGCTCAGCGAATCGCAGGCCCTCAATGCGATCAGCACGCTGCTGGCCAAAGGCAAACTCATCCAGGACGACATCGTCGAGCTCTCGACGTTCAAGGACAGGATGTTCGGGGCGATCTCGGGTATCGAGCGGGTGCCGCTTCGGCCGGAGGACAGCCAGGTCGGCGGCCTGACACAGCTGCAGAGCTGGCTGCGCGAGCGCGGCGAGATGATCCGGATGGACCTGACCCACTCCCGGTTACGCCCCCCGCGCGGCGTCCTGCTGGTCGGTGTGCCGGGTTGCGGTAAATCTTTGTCCGCCAAGGTGGTTGCCGCCGAGTGGCGGTTCCCGCTGTACCGCTTGGACATGTCATCTGTGCTCGGCATGTATGTCGGCCAGTCCGAAGGCAGGCTGCGTGAGGCGCTGGACATGGCCTCGCGCGTTGCGCCGTGTGTGCTGTGGATCGATGAGATCGAGAAGGCGCTCGCCGGTGGCGTGGCCGGCGGGGATTCATCTGGTACGACACGGCGGATGATCGGTCACTTTCTGTACTGGTTGCAGGAGTCGCGGGCGAAGGTGTTCGTGGTCGCCACGGCCAACGACGTGAGTTCGTTGCCCCCGGAGTTGTTGCGCAAGGGCAGATTCGACGAGCTCTTCTTCGTCGACCTGCCCGACCCGGAGGACCGTGCCGAGATCATCCGGTTGTACTACCAGTCCTACCTGGAGACCGACGTGTCCCCGTATCTGCTTGAGGAGCTCGTCACGCTGTCCGACGGGTTCGCCGGCGCCGACATCGCGGCGGTGATCCATGAATTGGCCTCGTACAAGCTGCGGCAGCGACTGGGGTCGGCCCCGATCTCCGATGAGATGGTCAAAGACGGATTCCGCAACCTGATGCCGTTCAGCCGTACGAATCCCGAGGATGTCGCCGCCATCCGGGCCTGGGGTCTGGAACGTGCCGTCCCGGCAGGGCGGCCCCGGCAAGTCGACGACGGTGACGCCGGCCGCGGCGTGCGCCGCATCATGACACCGAACTGA
- a CDS encoding serine hydrolase: protein MAEQIAGEVSVSVMSGSDVHTFGDAVTGPAWSTIKVPVAIAALRAAPVQAVDYLSAAITRSDNAAAESLWSLLGTPTDAALAVTSVLHDAGDAETVIQSERIRAGFTAFGQTDWPTPQQAAFAWQLPCISGSGEVIAEMQQISPDQQWGFAGDHGVAAKGGWGPAPDGSYLVRQLALLRGEAGSIGVAMAVTPGDGTFQSGVGALNQLADWVDEHRQDFSWSDCTAGTQ, encoded by the coding sequence GTGGCCGAACAGATCGCGGGAGAGGTGTCGGTTTCGGTGATGTCAGGTTCGGATGTGCATACGTTCGGTGATGCGGTCACCGGCCCCGCCTGGTCGACCATCAAGGTTCCGGTGGCCATCGCCGCACTGCGCGCGGCGCCGGTCCAGGCAGTCGACTATCTCTCGGCCGCCATCACCCGATCGGACAACGCTGCGGCCGAGAGTCTCTGGTCTCTGCTCGGTACACCGACCGACGCTGCATTGGCGGTCACGTCGGTGCTCCACGACGCTGGCGACGCTGAGACTGTCATTCAATCCGAACGGATAAGGGCCGGATTCACCGCCTTCGGGCAGACCGACTGGCCCACCCCGCAGCAGGCCGCCTTCGCATGGCAGCTGCCGTGTATCAGCGGATCCGGCGAAGTGATCGCCGAGATGCAACAAATTTCCCCGGACCAACAGTGGGGCTTCGCCGGGGATCACGGCGTCGCGGCCAAGGGTGGATGGGGTCCCGCACCGGACGGCAGCTACCTGGTTCGTCAACTCGCACTGCTACGCGGTGAGGCCGGATCGATCGGGGTCGCGATGGCGGTCACCCCCGGCGACGGCACGTTTCAGTCCGGAGTTGGCGCGCTGAACCAGCTCGCGGATTGGGTCGATGAGCATCGCCAGGACTTCTCCTGGTCAGACTGCACGGCGGGAACACAATGA
- a CDS encoding N-acetylmuramoyl-L-alanine amidase: MVTPTEDGHGRGRFMNRRQLLWVAGGAGIAAAASVYAKQLDAGVPVAEGTTSRAASVKPAPPAPAPEPVVTPAPIAASAAVICRDAWGARESLPGGVRHTITRMTLHHTAAVLGDNRNAPGRLRQHQRLHQDERGWVDIAYHVGIDRNGNIYELRNTDFAGDTATEYNPAGHFLVLCEGDFDQEAVSEEQLHSAAMAFAWAAQTFEVSADSLGSHRDFAATACPGADLYAHVESGDLRRRIDALLAAGTVDLHRVCGPEASEIVAAVEAGAPA, translated from the coding sequence ATGGTTACGCCGACGGAAGACGGCCATGGCCGTGGTCGTTTCATGAACCGGCGGCAGTTGCTGTGGGTTGCCGGCGGCGCCGGTATCGCGGCGGCCGCGAGTGTCTACGCAAAGCAACTCGACGCGGGAGTCCCCGTCGCGGAAGGGACGACCAGTCGGGCGGCGAGCGTCAAGCCGGCACCGCCGGCACCCGCGCCGGAACCGGTCGTGACGCCTGCCCCGATCGCCGCGTCGGCCGCCGTGATCTGCCGGGATGCCTGGGGCGCACGAGAGTCCCTGCCCGGCGGCGTACGCCACACCATTACCCGGATGACGCTGCACCACACCGCAGCGGTGTTGGGTGACAACAGGAATGCTCCCGGACGGCTGCGGCAGCATCAGCGATTGCATCAAGACGAACGTGGTTGGGTGGACATCGCCTACCACGTCGGCATCGACCGCAACGGCAACATCTACGAGCTGCGTAACACAGATTTTGCCGGTGACACGGCGACGGAATACAACCCGGCGGGCCATTTCCTGGTGCTGTGCGAAGGGGACTTCGACCAGGAAGCCGTATCGGAAGAGCAATTGCACAGTGCGGCAATGGCCTTCGCGTGGGCCGCGCAGACTTTCGAGGTGTCGGCCGACTCGCTGGGCAGTCACCGTGATTTCGCCGCCACCGCGTGCCCCGGTGCAGATCTCTATGCGCACGTCGAATCCGGTGATCTCCGGCGCCGCATCGATGCTCTGCTGGCCGCGGGAACGGTCGACCTCCATCGTGTCTGCGGTCCGGAGGCGTCCGAAATCGTCGCGGCAGTGGAAGCCGGCGCGCCGGCCTGA
- the rpsL gene encoding 30S ribosomal protein S12 yields the protein MPTINQLVRKGRHDKVAKVKTAALKGSPQRRGVCTRVYTTTPKKPNSALRKVARVRLTSAVEVTAYIPGEGHNLQEHSMVLVRGGRVKDLPGVRYKIIRGSLDTQGVKNRKQARSRYGAKKEKS from the coding sequence ATGCCAACCATCAACCAGCTGGTCCGCAAGGGTCGCCACGACAAGGTCGCCAAGGTCAAGACCGCGGCTCTGAAGGGCAGCCCGCAGCGTCGCGGCGTGTGCACCCGCGTGTACACGACCACCCCGAAGAAGCCGAACTCCGCGCTTCGCAAGGTTGCGCGCGTGCGTCTGACCAGCGCGGTCGAGGTCACCGCCTACATCCCGGGCGAAGGGCACAACCTGCAGGAGCACTCGATGGTGCTGGTGCGCGGCGGTCGTGTGAAGGACCTGCCCGGTGTGCGCTACAAGATCATCCGCGGGTCGCTGGACACCCAAGGCGTCAAGAACCGTAAGCAAGCCCGCAGCCGTTACGGCGCGAAGAAGGAGAAGAGCTGA